One window of Mycoplasma cottewii genomic DNA carries:
- the rpsH gene encoding 30S ribosomal protein S8, with the protein MTTDVIADMLTRIRNANQRYLKTVSVPSSKVKLEIARILKEEGFISNFTVEGDVKKTITIELKYQGKTRVIQGLKKISKPGLRVYAQANEIPQVLNGLGISIVSTSQGIMTGKKARLANAGGEVLAFIW; encoded by the coding sequence ATGACTACAGATGTTATTGCAGATATGTTAACTCGAATTAGAAATGCTAACCAAAGATACTTAAAAACTGTAAGTGTTCCATCAAGCAAAGTAAAATTAGAGATAGCAAGAATTTTAAAAGAAGAAGGATTCATTTCAAACTTCACTGTTGAAGGTGATGTTAAAAAAACTATCACTATCGAATTAAAATACCAAGGAAAAACTAGAGTAATTCAAGGATTAAAGAAAATTTCAAAACCTGGTTTAAGAGTTTATGCACAAGCTAACGAAATCCCACAAGTATTAAACGGATTAGGTATCTCAATCGTTTCAACATCACAAGGAATTATGACTGGTAAAAAAGCTCGCCTAGCAAACGCTGGTGGAGAAGTATTAGCATTTATTTGATAA
- a CDS encoding type Z 30S ribosomal protein S14, giving the protein MAKKSLKVKQQKHQKFAVRNYTRCNNCGRPHAVLKKFGICRVCFRKFAYEGQIPGIRKASW; this is encoded by the coding sequence ATGGCTAAAAAATCATTAAAAGTAAAACAACAAAAACATCAAAAATTTGCTGTTAGAAATTACACACGTTGTAATAACTGTGGTAGACCACACGCTGTGCTTAAAAAATTTGGAATTTGCCGTGTTTGCTTTAGAAAATTTGCTTATGAAGGACAAATTCCTGGTATTAGAAAAGCTTCATGATAG
- the rplF gene encoding 50S ribosomal protein L6, which produces MSRIGNRILAIPSGVEITVSADNTVTVKGSKGTLSKQFSPLISIEVADNKVATKRANEQKHTKQLHGTTNSLLSGMITGVNEGFKKELLITGVGYKAAVSGQKLNLSLGYSHPIEYMIPEGVTIQAPKPTELVITGIDKQLVGEVAANIRAYRKPEPYKGKGIKYKDEIIIRKEGKAAGK; this is translated from the coding sequence ATGTCACGTATAGGAAACAGAATATTAGCTATCCCTAGTGGAGTTGAAATTACAGTATCAGCAGACAATACAGTTACAGTTAAAGGATCAAAAGGAACATTATCAAAACAATTTTCACCATTAATCTCAATCGAAGTAGCTGATAATAAAGTGGCTACAAAAAGAGCAAATGAACAAAAACACACAAAACAATTACATGGAACAACTAACTCATTACTTTCAGGAATGATTACTGGAGTTAATGAAGGTTTCAAAAAAGAATTATTAATTACTGGGGTTGGGTATAAAGCTGCAGTTAGTGGACAAAAATTAAACTTAAGCTTAGGATACTCACATCCAATTGAATACATGATTCCAGAAGGTGTAACTATTCAAGCACCTAAACCAACTGAATTAGTTATTACTGGAATTGACAAACAATTAGTTGGAGAAGTTGCAGCAAACATTAGAGCATATAGAAAACCTGAACCATACAAAGGAAAAGGAATTAAATACAAAGATGAAATTATTATTAGAAAAGAAGGGAAAGCAGCTGGTAAATAG
- the rplR gene encoding 50S ribosomal protein L18 — protein MKFTKSEARKRRHFRVRQKVSGTAARPRLNVFKSNTNFYAQIIDDTKGVTLVSASTLKMDLKNKANKEAAQMVAQEIAKKALAANINEVVFDRGGYLYHGKIKAFAEAAREAGLKF, from the coding sequence ATGAAATTTACTAAATCAGAAGCAAGAAAACGTAGACACTTTAGAGTAAGACAAAAAGTTAGCGGAACAGCTGCAAGACCAAGATTAAACGTATTTAAATCAAACACAAACTTTTATGCTCAAATAATTGATGATACTAAAGGAGTTACATTAGTATCAGCTTCAACTTTAAAAATGGACTTAAAAAACAAAGCGAATAAAGAAGCAGCTCAAATGGTTGCTCAAGAAATTGCTAAAAAGGCTTTAGCTGCAAATATCAATGAAGTAGTATTCGACCGTGGTGGATACTTATACCATGGTAAAATAAAAGCTTTTGCTGAAGCAGCAAGAGAAGCAGGATTAAAATTCTAA
- the rpsE gene encoding 30S ribosomal protein S5 produces MTAEMNAVELNETNVNVEKASTQKPENKKFDRKAKSSNKPVRTVKDDFEEKVVTIRRVTKVTKGGRHFRFAAVVVVGNKKGLVGMGTGKANEVPEAIKKAIKEAKKNLIAVSLRNGTVPHEVLGTFGAGKILIKPAKVGTGVIAGGPARAVIELAGISDVYAKSLGSNNPINMIRATMQGLQSMQTLKRVHELRYGKVAKEANQEVAEKKAVKSSAKKASAKKSVEESAE; encoded by the coding sequence ATGACAGCAGAAATGAACGCAGTAGAATTAAACGAAACTAACGTTAATGTTGAAAAAGCTTCTACTCAAAAACCAGAAAACAAAAAATTTGATAGAAAAGCTAAGTCAAGTAATAAACCAGTTAGAACTGTAAAAGATGATTTCGAAGAAAAAGTTGTAACAATTAGACGTGTTACTAAAGTTACAAAAGGTGGACGTCACTTCCGTTTCGCAGCAGTTGTTGTTGTAGGAAACAAAAAAGGTCTAGTTGGAATGGGAACTGGAAAAGCTAACGAAGTTCCTGAAGCAATTAAAAAAGCAATTAAAGAAGCTAAGAAAAACTTAATAGCTGTTTCATTAAGAAATGGAACAGTTCCACATGAAGTTTTAGGTACTTTTGGAGCTGGTAAAATTTTAATTAAACCAGCTAAAGTTGGTACTGGAGTTATCGCCGGAGGACCAGCACGTGCAGTTATTGAATTAGCAGGGATTTCAGATGTTTATGCTAAATCATTAGGAAGCAACAACCCAATCAACATGATTAGAGCTACAATGCAAGGATTACAATCAATGCAAACTTTAAAAAGAGTTCATGAATTAAGATATGGTAAAGTTGCTAAAGAAGCTAATCAAGAAGTTGCAGAAAAAAAAGCAGTTAAATCATCAGCTAAAAAAGCTTCAGCTAAAAAATCAGTAGAAGAATCAGCTGAATAA